A DNA window from Akkermansiaceae bacterium contains the following coding sequences:
- a CDS encoding delta-60 repeat domain-containing protein has product MFLAGAAFAGMLLGAAAREVKLEFHSGPGSQTLQTFSPTFVNAMDVPMTGASFDAPQWQIGTVTLGFMPQPGQRLTAFKSTVNAPVVGRMKGGDGDWITGTYGTETIGFHIAYAADGSVYLHTYYPGMPDLNFNPLDMGAEATAVGPWRRILSPTHTRMNFLRKDGTVDGSMPFVSYYSDPSTLLMQDDGKFFSRAEGSTFRRFNVDGTPDSEMQAIPGSLHRMTQLSDGRLVCSFHSAETGVVIRFLLPDGTPDPAAQDFPLETASWALAEQDDGKILVAAGGSGVHRLNRDGTVDASFQCTTASPGDNRADVSAILPLPDGKILMGGHFESVNGVNKKFLARLNTDGSTDESYDVIVQGDLRGIVTTLMRLNDGRVFAGGDFNYVRKPGRPGDYRYGLICLMPDGTPDEEYRPMLDRLSPANRVRSINMLWDGSILLSGTLRLASGPLSNPNVRRFLNTPVVSTVTVVPGAGITWTRNGEAADFAYTSFEYRGDGESSWTPLGKGVRAGAGNWFLSHTGALPASGFIRVRGRLSTTNRAPGVVMESHLFGREELTAIEQWREDHFGDPVSDGPAANHVDADRDGIGNLAEYGLGLDPRSPDQPTVLPAWISTGDAHEVSFTPPSGLPVTYGAEWSTTLHADDWHVADELPGDPGGKAFRVPHDAPGSRAERLFFRLRFSE; this is encoded by the coding sequence CCCCATGACCGGGGCTTCGTTTGATGCGCCGCAGTGGCAGATCGGCACAGTGACGCTGGGTTTCATGCCACAGCCGGGACAAAGGCTCACCGCGTTCAAGAGCACGGTCAACGCTCCGGTGGTGGGACGCATGAAGGGCGGTGACGGAGACTGGATCACGGGAACCTACGGGACGGAAACCATCGGTTTCCACATCGCCTATGCGGCGGACGGATCGGTGTACTTGCACACCTACTACCCGGGGATGCCCGACCTGAATTTCAACCCGCTGGACATGGGTGCCGAGGCAACCGCCGTGGGACCATGGCGGCGGATACTCAGTCCGACTCACACCCGGATGAACTTCCTGCGGAAAGATGGGACCGTGGATGGCTCGATGCCGTTCGTCTCCTATTACAGTGATCCCTCCACCCTCCTGATGCAGGATGACGGGAAGTTCTTCAGCAGGGCGGAAGGCAGCACCTTCCGCAGGTTCAACGTGGATGGCACGCCGGACTCGGAAATGCAGGCCATCCCAGGCAGCCTCCACCGGATGACCCAACTGAGTGATGGTCGTCTTGTCTGCTCCTTCCATTCCGCCGAAACAGGGGTGGTGATCCGCTTCCTGCTGCCGGATGGCACGCCGGATCCCGCAGCGCAGGATTTCCCATTGGAGACGGCGAGCTGGGCCTTGGCGGAACAGGACGATGGGAAGATCCTGGTGGCGGCGGGCGGCTCCGGAGTCCACCGGTTGAACCGGGACGGAACCGTTGACGCATCCTTCCAATGTACCACCGCCAGTCCGGGGGACAACCGCGCCGACGTTTCCGCCATCCTGCCGCTGCCTGATGGAAAAATCCTGATGGGAGGGCACTTTGAATCCGTCAACGGGGTCAACAAGAAATTCCTCGCCCGCCTCAACACGGACGGCAGCACGGATGAGTCCTATGACGTCATTGTGCAGGGCGACTTGCGGGGGATCGTCACGACTCTTATGAGGCTCAACGATGGCAGGGTGTTCGCCGGGGGGGATTTCAATTACGTTCGCAAACCGGGCCGGCCGGGGGATTACCGTTATGGACTGATCTGCCTGATGCCGGATGGCACGCCGGATGAGGAATATCGTCCGATGCTGGATAGGCTTTCTCCGGCCAACCGGGTCCGCTCCATCAACATGCTGTGGGACGGCAGCATCCTTCTTTCCGGAACATTGCGCCTGGCGAGTGGTCCGCTTTCAAACCCCAACGTCCGGCGCTTCCTCAACACACCGGTGGTATCCACGGTGACAGTTGTTCCGGGCGCGGGTATCACCTGGACGAGGAACGGGGAGGCGGCGGACTTCGCCTACACCTCCTTTGAATACCGGGGCGACGGCGAATCCTCATGGACTCCACTTGGCAAGGGGGTGCGGGCCGGAGCGGGGAACTGGTTCCTTTCCCATACAGGAGCGCTGCCGGCCAGTGGCTTCATCCGCGTGCGGGGCCGCCTGAGTACGACGAACCGTGCCCCGGGTGTGGTGATGGAAAGCCATCTCTTTGGCAGGGAGGAGCTGACCGCCATCGAGCAATGGCGTGAAGATCACTTCGGTGATCCGGTCAGTGACGGTCCTGCGGCGAACCACGTGGATGCGGACCGTGATGGCATCGGGAACCTTGCCGAATATGGTCTCGGCCTCGATCCCAGGTCCCCGGACCAACCAACCGTACTCCCGGCCTGGATCTCCACCGGCGATGCCCACGAAGTCTCCTTCACCCCTCCGTCCGGCCTGCCGGTCACCTATGGCGCGGAGTGGAGCACCACATTGCATGCGGATGACTGGCATGTGGCGGACGAACTTCCCGGCGATCCGGGGGGGAAAGCATTCCGTGTCCCCCATGATGCGCCCGGTTCCAGGGCGGAAAGATTGTTCTTCCGTCTGAGGTTCTCCGAGTGA
- a CDS encoding alpha/beta hydrolase, with amino-acid sequence MHHGTPTPFQERVEMLIPPLPWDRRAHRGPETGAEKVVLLHGLGRSWRAMNPLARKLQQAGFSTLNLPYPSLVKPLDWILDHVEGEVTRFADGGRVHFVTHSLGGIVTRMVLEREHGWTAGRLVMMAPPSSGSEIIDWASSKVLFRPFLSSAARALASDALAARLPLLPSDQEAFVIMGNRSSIPFFRRLLDGDNDGIVSSGRGRVDGLKGFSVVDADHTFIQIHPDAVRQTIDFLKEGKCPGTFSGEWAAS; translated from the coding sequence ATGCACCACGGAACCCCGACCCCGTTCCAGGAACGGGTGGAGATGCTGATCCCTCCCCTGCCATGGGACCGCCGCGCCCATCGCGGCCCGGAGACGGGTGCGGAAAAAGTGGTGCTTCTCCACGGACTGGGACGCAGTTGGCGCGCGATGAACCCGCTCGCGAGAAAGCTCCAGCAGGCGGGTTTCTCAACCCTGAACCTCCCCTACCCCTCGCTGGTGAAGCCGTTGGACTGGATTCTGGATCATGTGGAGGGAGAGGTGACCCGCTTCGCGGACGGAGGACGGGTCCACTTCGTGACCCACTCCCTGGGTGGCATCGTCACCCGGATGGTGCTCGAACGGGAACACGGGTGGACCGCCGGACGGCTGGTGATGATGGCTCCGCCCAGTTCCGGCAGCGAGATCATCGACTGGGCGTCCAGCAAGGTGTTATTCAGGCCGTTCCTCTCCTCCGCCGCCCGGGCGCTGGCCAGTGATGCGCTGGCGGCGCGGCTTCCCCTCCTGCCCAGCGATCAGGAAGCCTTCGTCATCATGGGCAACCGGTCTTCCATCCCCTTTTTCCGTCGGCTCCTGGATGGGGACAACGACGGCATCGTCTCTTCAGGCCGTGGCCGGGTGGATGGGCTGAAAGGATTCTCGGTGGTGGATGCGGACCACACGTTCATCCAGATCCACCCGGATGCCGTGCGGCAGACCATCGATTTCCTGAAGGAGGGCAAATGCCCGGGAACCTTCAGCGGGGAATGGGCCGCTTCATGA
- the rplI gene encoding 50S ribosomal protein L9, with product MANAQVILKEKIEGLGAEADVVKVRAGYARNFLIPQGKAYEASKSNLRHLESLKSERARREAEELSAAQEVATKISKLKPKFTLSTGQGGKAFGSVTNIDIHKELEAAGIVIDRHAIELEKPVKKSGKTEVEIRLHPQVTATLVINVEAGEEEEAEG from the coding sequence ATGGCCAACGCACAAGTTATTCTCAAAGAAAAAATCGAAGGCCTTGGCGCTGAAGCCGACGTCGTCAAAGTCCGCGCTGGCTATGCCCGCAACTTCCTGATTCCACAAGGCAAGGCCTATGAGGCCAGCAAGTCGAACCTCCGCCATCTCGAGTCCCTCAAGTCCGAGCGCGCCCGCCGTGAAGCCGAGGAGCTTTCCGCCGCACAGGAAGTCGCCACCAAGATCTCCAAGCTGAAGCCGAAGTTCACCCTCTCCACCGGCCAAGGTGGCAAGGCGTTCGGCTCCGTCACCAACATCGACATCCACAAGGAACTCGAAGCCGCCGGCATCGTCATCGACCGCCACGCCATCGAGCTCGAGAAGCCGGTCAAGAAGTCCGGCAAGACCGAAGTCGAGATCCGCCTGCACCCGCAGGTCACCGCCACCCTCGTCATCAACGTGGAAGCCGGTGAGGAAGAGGAAGCCGAAGGCTGA